Proteins from one Impatiens glandulifera chromosome 2, dImpGla2.1, whole genome shotgun sequence genomic window:
- the LOC124927173 gene encoding cyclic dof factor 3-like: protein MSEELKEPGIKLFGKSISLPTRQPSDPDIIIIPPTTPPAGKTSPSDHHGDSEKDSSTDEEEEEEGNEEEKGLKKPDKIIPCQRCNSMETKFCYYNNYNINQPRHFCKKCQRYWTAGGNMRNVPVGSGRRKNKIPFSSSLHYPPILIRPNGDSDCSSNSPAIHPFWGCAALGGSWNGRRPPNYSTTLNLALALGKHSREVEMISQSDDSENRICTIPKTMRIDDPIEAARSSIWSTLGIIDHDSIINGNREGGGGRLKGLPLNIDEQQNCSSRVEPSLIVLEANPAAMIRSVRFHERS from the exons ATGTCGGAAGAACTTAAAGAACCGGGAATAAAACTCTTTGGTAAATCCATCTCGTTACCGACACGTCAACCTTCAGATCCggacattattattattccGCCGACTACTCCTCCGGCAGGCAAAACCTCCCCTTCCGACCACCACGGCGACAGCGAG AAAGATAGCTCaacagatgaagaagaagaagaagaaggtaaCGAGGAGGAGAAGGGTTTGAAGAAGCCAGACAAGATAATTCCATGCCAACGTTGTAACAGTATGGAGACAAAATTCTGTTACTACAACAATTACAACATCAACCAGCCTCGTCATTTCTGCAAGAAATGTCAAAGGTACTGGACAGCCGGAGGAAACATGAGGAACGTTCCGGTCGGCTCCGGTCGCCGTAAAAACAAGATCccgttttcttcttctttgcaTTATCCTCCAATACTAATAAGACCTAATGGGGATTCCGACTGTTCTAGTAATTCTCCGGCAATACACCCCTTTTGGGGTTGCGCCGCCCTTGGCGGATCTTGGAATGGACGCCGGCCGCCTAATTATTCAACTACCCTGAACCTAGCTCTGGCACTGGGTAAACATTCAAGAGAAGTGGAAATGATCAGTCAGTCGGATGATTCAGAGAACAGGATCTGTACTATTCCGAAGACGATGAGGATTGATGATCCAATTGAAGCTGCGAGAAGTTCTATATGGTCTACTCTTGGAATTATTGATCATGATTCAATAATCAACGGGAAtagggaaggtggaggagggcGTTTGAAAGGGTTGCCGTTGAATATAGACGAACAGCAGAACTGCAGCAGCAGAGTGGAGCCGTCGCTGATCGTACTAGAAGCTAATCCGGCGGCCATGATTAGATCTGTCCGATTTCACGAGAGATCTTGA
- the LOC124926387 gene encoding myb family transcription factor PHL8-like isoform X1: MGYHQSRQNQDMNLVLSSDAKPRLKWTPELHQRFLEAVFQLGGAEKATPKSLMKVMAIPGLSLYHLKSHLQKYRLGRSQQSEVFHESSQENLEAEVHFDGKFSPLPQNPIKETWQIEQALQMQMDVQRKLHEQMEVQRHLQLRIEAQGKYLQTVLKKAQETFSGQGSPLVSIIESGYPSSLLSESTMDNESASMTSSGRKKGKRLKLGADLSLMGGMDEREKCIIDGNGKKRINGMEEQKSSSGTGSVKRSSAASNVAGEPWRKFLGTLDLNSQCVNDFDSGPKAMIDLN, encoded by the exons ATGGGATATCATCAAAGTAGGCAAAATCAAGATATGAATTTAGTCCTATCAAGTGATGCAAAACCAAGGCTGAAATGGACTCCAGAACTTCACCAGCGATTCCTCGAAGCAGTCTTTCAACTTGGAGGAGCAGAAA AGGCAACACCCAAGTCCTTGATGAAGGTGATGGCCATTCCTGGACTCAGTTTGTATCACCTAAAGAGTCATTTACAG AAATACAGGCTGGGGAGAAGCCAGCAGTCAGAAGTCTTCCATgaaa GCTCCCAAGAGAATCTGGAAGCAGAAGTTCATTTTGATGGGAAATTTTCTCCTCTACCACAGAATCCAATCAAAGA AACCTGGCAGATAGAACAAGCCCTGCAAATGCAAATGGATGTCCAGAGGAAACTTCACGAACAAATGGAG GTGCAAAGGCATTTGCAGCTGCGTATTGAAGCTCAGGGGAAATATCTGCAAACTGTTTTAAAGAAAGCCCAAGAGACGTTTTCTGGACAAGGGTCTCCATTAGTGTCGATAATAGAGAGTGGATACCCTAGCTCCTTGTTATCTGAATCAACAATGGACAATGAAAGCGCAAGTATGACAAGTTCAGGTAGGAAGAAGGGAAAAAGATTAAAGTTGGGGGCTGATCTTTCATTGATGGGTGGAATGGATGAAAGGGAAAAGTGCATAATTGATGGGAATGGGAAGAAAAGGATTAATGGAATGGAAGAACAAAAATCATCATCTGGGACTGGGAGTGTGAAAAGATCATCGGCTGCTTCAAATGTTGCAGGGGAGCCATGGAGGAAGTTCTTAGGGACGTTAGATTTGAACAGTCAATGTGTGAATGACTTTGATTCTGGCCCCAAAGCAATGATAGACTTGAACTAA
- the LOC124926387 gene encoding myb family transcription factor PHL8-like isoform X2 — protein MDSRTSPAIPRSSLSTWRSRKGNTQVLDEGDGHSWTQFVSPKESFTGCCFLQKYRLGRSQQSEVFHESSQENLEAEVHFDGKFSPLPQNPIKETWQIEQALQMQMDVQRKLHEQMEVQRHLQLRIEAQGKYLQTVLKKAQETFSGQGSPLVSIIESGYPSSLLSESTMDNESASMTSSGRKKGKRLKLGADLSLMGGMDEREKCIIDGNGKKRINGMEEQKSSSGTGSVKRSSAASNVAGEPWRKFLGTLDLNSQCVNDFDSGPKAMIDLN, from the exons ATGGACTCCAGAACTTCACCAGCGATTCCTCGAAGCAGTCTTTCAACTTGGAGGAGCAGAAA AGGCAACACCCAAGTCCTTGATGAAGGTGATGGCCATTCCTGGACTCAGTTTGTATCACCTAAAGAGTCATTTACAG GCTGCTGTTTTCTGCAGAAATACAGGCTGGGGAGAAGCCAGCAGTCAGAAGTCTTCCATgaaa GCTCCCAAGAGAATCTGGAAGCAGAAGTTCATTTTGATGGGAAATTTTCTCCTCTACCACAGAATCCAATCAAAGA AACCTGGCAGATAGAACAAGCCCTGCAAATGCAAATGGATGTCCAGAGGAAACTTCACGAACAAATGGAG GTGCAAAGGCATTTGCAGCTGCGTATTGAAGCTCAGGGGAAATATCTGCAAACTGTTTTAAAGAAAGCCCAAGAGACGTTTTCTGGACAAGGGTCTCCATTAGTGTCGATAATAGAGAGTGGATACCCTAGCTCCTTGTTATCTGAATCAACAATGGACAATGAAAGCGCAAGTATGACAAGTTCAGGTAGGAAGAAGGGAAAAAGATTAAAGTTGGGGGCTGATCTTTCATTGATGGGTGGAATGGATGAAAGGGAAAAGTGCATAATTGATGGGAATGGGAAGAAAAGGATTAATGGAATGGAAGAACAAAAATCATCATCTGGGACTGGGAGTGTGAAAAGATCATCGGCTGCTTCAAATGTTGCAGGGGAGCCATGGAGGAAGTTCTTAGGGACGTTAGATTTGAACAGTCAATGTGTGAATGACTTTGATTCTGGCCCCAAAGCAATGATAGACTTGAACTAA